In [Leptolyngbya] sp. PCC 7376, a genomic segment contains:
- a CDS encoding site-2 protease family protein produces MNGNFRVGNLFGIPFYLNISWFIVLALVTLNFGTGLAAQFPGLGGSAIALGLVTGLLMFASVLLHELGHSFAAIQRGIKVNSITLFLFGGLANLDDEAKSPSGAFWIAVAGPLVSLALFIALTLVAGSGLLTGPMAAIAGLLAYINLILATFNMIPGLPLDGGNVLRAIVWKLSGNQYKGTRWASRVGQVIGWTAVSFGILGTLGISNIGSFWTLIIGWFLLQNAGRSAQSATLQEALSGLTAADAVVSESPIVDANVTLREFADMAILANNKTQWQRFLVKDENDQLLGSIRLNTLQAVPSYEWSNQLVRHFATPVSEENQVESNQSLLDVIGKLEQQKTQAIAVIRDNGTLVGLLEKSNIINLLQKRSQTQIQSA; encoded by the coding sequence ATGAATGGTAATTTTCGTGTCGGCAACTTATTTGGTATTCCCTTTTACCTAAATATTTCGTGGTTTATTGTGCTTGCCCTAGTCACCCTAAATTTTGGGACAGGTCTCGCCGCACAATTCCCCGGACTAGGTGGCAGCGCAATCGCCCTCGGCTTAGTGACAGGCTTACTGATGTTTGCATCGGTACTACTACACGAATTAGGCCATAGTTTTGCCGCAATTCAGAGAGGAATCAAAGTCAATTCGATTACACTTTTTCTCTTCGGTGGTCTCGCAAACCTCGATGATGAAGCAAAGTCTCCCAGCGGCGCTTTCTGGATCGCTGTGGCTGGCCCCCTCGTCAGTTTGGCACTCTTTATCGCGCTCACTCTTGTTGCAGGTAGTGGTTTATTGACTGGCCCTATGGCGGCGATCGCCGGATTGTTGGCTTACATCAACCTTATTTTGGCAACCTTTAATATGATTCCGGGCCTACCTCTTGATGGTGGTAATGTGCTTCGGGCAATCGTTTGGAAACTCTCAGGCAATCAATACAAAGGCACACGTTGGGCAAGTCGCGTTGGTCAAGTGATTGGTTGGACAGCCGTTAGCTTCGGCATCCTTGGCACCCTCGGCATTTCCAATATTGGTAGCTTCTGGACGCTAATTATCGGTTGGTTCTTGCTACAAAATGCAGGTCGTTCTGCACAATCCGCAACCCTACAGGAAGCACTCTCTGGTTTGACTGCAGCGGATGCAGTGGTTTCTGAAAGCCCCATTGTCGATGCTAATGTAACTCTCCGTGAGTTCGCTGATATGGCCATTCTCGCCAACAACAAAACTCAATGGCAACGCTTCCTCGTTAAAGACGAAAACGATCAGTTACTCGGTAGCATTCGTCTCAATACTTTGCAGGCTGTGCCTTCTTATGAGTGGTCTAACCAATTAGTTCGCCACTTTGCGACTCCCGTCTCTGAGGAAAATCAAGTCGAATCGAATCAATCTCTTCTCGATGTAATCGGTAAGTTGGAACAGCAAAAAACTCAGGCGATCGCCGTTATTCGTGACAACGGAACATTAGTCGGGCTTCTTGAGAAATCCAACATTATTAATCTGCTCCAAAAACGCAGCCAAACACAGATACAGTCTGCATAA
- a CDS encoding cofactor assembly of complex C subunit B — protein sequence MSDNATSPIKNLPLIVGIIGGSMLMLNRLLTPALTDSQARSDVVGVILSAILILVTLLWEQIQPRPPEAVVLEGTEEFELTENLPEAIATELAWASHILLTTTVTKSVVVYHDGQVLLRRGILPEKKEFNVGAIAERVLEKQKAVYLVTLKVYPGRVEFDYLPENTQGIICQPLGKKGLLVVGTNIPRSYTKQDEQWVAGIADKLASTIEKTTLPSA from the coding sequence ATGTCAGACAACGCCACTAGCCCCATCAAAAATTTACCTCTCATCGTCGGCATAATCGGTGGATCGATGCTGATGCTAAATCGTCTACTAACCCCTGCCCTGACTGATTCTCAAGCGCGTTCTGATGTAGTGGGTGTGATTCTCAGTGCAATTTTAATTCTCGTCACTTTGCTGTGGGAGCAAATTCAACCGAGACCTCCAGAAGCTGTGGTTTTAGAAGGCACAGAAGAATTTGAGCTAACCGAAAATCTCCCTGAAGCGATCGCCACTGAATTAGCCTGGGCATCTCATATTTTGCTGACGACCACCGTCACCAAATCCGTTGTGGTCTATCATGACGGGCAAGTTTTACTGCGGCGAGGTATTCTCCCAGAGAAAAAAGAGTTTAACGTCGGGGCGATCGCCGAGCGCGTTTTAGAGAAACAAAAAGCCGTTTACCTTGTCACCCTAAAGGTTTATCCGGGGCGGGTTGAATTCGATTATTTACCCGAAAATACCCAAGGCATTATCTGTCAGCCCCTTGGAAAAAAAGGCTTACTTGTGGTCGGCACAAACATCCCCAGAAGCTACACCAAACAGGATGAACAATGGGTGGCAGGTATCGCAGATAAACTTGCAAGCACCATTGAAAAGACAACTTTGCCTTCAGCCTAA
- a CDS encoding protochlorophyllide reductase, with product MSEQQKTAIITGASSGVGLYGAKSLAAKGWHVIMACRNLEKTERVAREAGIPEGSRTIIHLDLADFDSVRKFVNDFRATGRVLDSLVCNAAVYLPLEKEPQRNKDGYEISVATNHLGHFLLCNLMLEDLKNSSSTDKRLVILGTVTANPKELGGKIPIPAPPDLGDLQGMAAGFKPPVSMIDGKIFKSGKAYKDSKLCNILTMRELHNRFHKETGIVFNSFYPGCVAETGLFRNHYGLFRTIFPWFQKNITGGYVTEAVAGDRLAKVVADPGFDVSGVYWSWGNRQQEGREAFMQEVSDEALDDNKADVLWDLSEKLVGLAGVPA from the coding sequence ATGAGCGAACAGCAGAAAACAGCGATCATTACCGGCGCATCGTCCGGAGTGGGGCTATATGGCGCCAAGTCCCTCGCCGCAAAAGGTTGGCACGTAATCATGGCGTGCCGCAACCTCGAAAAAACTGAGAGAGTTGCTAGAGAAGCCGGTATTCCCGAGGGCAGTCGAACTATTATTCATCTCGACCTTGCTGACTTCGATAGTGTGCGTAAATTTGTAAATGATTTTCGCGCCACAGGCAGAGTCTTAGATTCTCTCGTCTGTAATGCTGCTGTTTATCTTCCTCTGGAGAAAGAGCCGCAGCGTAATAAAGATGGTTATGAGATTTCTGTGGCGACAAATCACCTCGGCCATTTCTTACTTTGCAACTTGATGCTTGAGGATCTGAAAAATTCTTCCTCAACGGATAAGCGTCTCGTTATTCTTGGTACCGTAACGGCTAACCCGAAAGAACTTGGCGGTAAGATTCCGATTCCTGCTCCCCCAGATCTTGGTGATCTACAGGGTATGGCCGCTGGCTTTAAGCCTCCTGTTTCGATGATTGATGGCAAAATTTTCAAGTCGGGTAAAGCATACAAAGACAGCAAACTCTGCAATATTTTGACCATGCGTGAGTTGCACAATCGTTTCCACAAAGAAACGGGCATTGTGTTCAATTCTTTCTATCCCGGTTGTGTTGCTGAAACAGGTCTATTCCGTAATCACTACGGCCTATTCCGCACGATTTTCCCTTGGTTCCAAAAGAACATCACTGGTGGCTATGTGACTGAAGCTGTGGCTGGCGATCGCCTCGCTAAGGTTGTGGCAGATCCCGGTTTTGATGTGTCCGGTGTGTACTGGAGCTGGGGTAATCGCCAACAAGAAGGACGCGAAGCATTTATGCAAGAAGTCTCTGATGAAGCGCTCGACGATAACAAAGCTGATGTGCTTTGGGATCTCAGTGAAAAGCTCGTTGGACTTGCTGGTGTCCCTGCCTAA
- a CDS encoding TetR/AcrR family transcriptional regulator, with product MSKSQETRENIIRKAAPIFNRQGFVGTSMSDIMKATGLKKGGIYNHFKNKDELAIAAFDFYIGLIRERYGEVLKRERHAIPRLQLIVTTFCEALNAEDSPIQGGCPLLNTAIDSDDTHPVLRERSREAMDTWRQLFVKIINFGIRHKEIKESVDPEVTSTIIISNLEGALMMSKLYDDRQHLCQIKDHLFQFFEGLKV from the coding sequence ATGTCAAAATCTCAAGAAACACGAGAAAATATTATTAGAAAAGCCGCACCAATTTTTAATCGCCAAGGTTTTGTCGGCACATCAATGTCGGACATCATGAAAGCGACAGGTCTAAAGAAAGGTGGCATTTACAATCATTTTAAAAATAAAGATGAGTTGGCGATCGCCGCGTTTGATTTTTACATCGGATTGATTCGAGAGCGTTATGGCGAAGTGCTCAAGAGAGAACGTCACGCCATCCCTCGTCTACAGCTCATTGTGACGACATTTTGTGAGGCGTTAAATGCTGAAGACTCACCAATTCAAGGGGGATGTCCTTTACTGAATACGGCTATTGATAGTGATGATACTCATCCTGTGTTGCGGGAACGAAGTAGAGAAGCGATGGATACTTGGCGACAACTTTTCGTCAAAATTATCAACTTTGGCATTCGTCATAAAGAAATAAAAGAATCGGTAGATCCTGAAGTCACTTCAACAATTATTATTTCTAATTTAGAAGGGGCATTAATGATGAGTAAGCTATACGACGACCGACAACATCTTTGTCAAATCAAAGATCATTTATTTCAGTTTTTTGAAGGTTTAAAAGTGTGA
- a CDS encoding glutathione S-transferase family protein: MLTFHYHPLSPISLRVWLALLEKDVPFREEIVDIPNGAQRRSPFTDLNPFHHVPVITDGDFRLVESFAILDYLELKYPENSLMPSTSEAIATMKMLQMVTANELFPLLPKLIAAIDSPLPAQAQDRLDKVLTFFEQHLNGQLYFGGDRLNLADIVVGAAIPLMCRLGLELTDYPELKAWGDRLTSRPAWQKTRASDEELAAWRAWLARYLRVAAKAKQREQRQTSSVS, encoded by the coding sequence ATGCTGACTTTCCATTACCATCCTCTGTCTCCAATTTCTTTGAGAGTTTGGTTGGCGCTGCTGGAGAAAGACGTTCCATTTCGCGAAGAAATTGTTGATATTCCGAACGGGGCACAGCGGCGATCGCCTTTTACTGATCTCAATCCGTTTCATCATGTGCCTGTGATTACGGATGGGGATTTTCGATTAGTAGAATCATTTGCGATTCTTGATTATCTGGAGCTGAAATATCCAGAAAATTCCCTGATGCCTTCTACATCTGAGGCGATCGCCACAATGAAAATGCTTCAGATGGTGACCGCAAACGAGCTATTTCCGTTATTGCCTAAATTAATTGCGGCAATAGATTCACCACTTCCAGCTCAGGCTCAAGACCGATTGGATAAGGTTTTGACATTTTTTGAGCAGCATTTGAACGGGCAATTATATTTCGGGGGTGATCGCCTCAATCTCGCAGATATTGTGGTGGGTGCAGCGATTCCTTTAATGTGTCGTTTGGGGTTAGAGCTGACGGATTATCCAGAGTTAAAAGCTTGGGGCGATCGCCTGACATCGAGACCTGCATGGCAGAAAACGAGGGCTTCAGATGAAGAGTTGGCAGCTTGGCGGGCATGGCTCGCACGATATTTGCGGGTGGCGGCGAAAGCAAAACAAAGAGAGCAACGTCAAACATCATCTGTCAGTTAG
- a CDS encoding ATP-binding protein has translation MQSKLGDYIQAVTTGFWFLNRKSLNEALAAFSEVRGIAYGEEVYNLVYCIKLCRYARQPEQIASLQLAAFLTKKSLYSSTWDVIYALERVIKDTQLFLYGIGNQTRSLALNRAIGELTKIIQTKDQLPSAERNLVIEIAQTWRAAIEPLALEIGSAEITKPVQNPYVVGDPVVGQNFAGREDIMRQLEELWITNTTRQSIVLYGHRRMGKTSILRNASNHNGSAGKIIYINLQRLGEVEEGVGEVLIALSDEIAIATDIEPPSDDDLLKLPKRTFERYLKKVLAEMESDSLIIALDEFETLEDLIKKEQISKEFLGYLRGLVQMSPKLAFAFAGLHTLEEMTADYFQPFFASVIPIRVSFLSREATFQLLVSPAEDFPLDYEPAALQKIYDLTFGQPYLVQLIGFQLVRRYNDYVFEQAKQRDNLLTTEDVEAIITEDFFRKGRYYFDGVWRQASQDVAGQQQIIKTLAIHPAGLTTAELLELLSFGADILEPALKTLSKHDVIHDIAGDVEESRWQITVELLRIWLENYAPQIQPE, from the coding sequence ATGCAATCAAAGTTAGGAGACTACATTCAAGCTGTAACTACTGGATTTTGGTTTCTCAACAGGAAGTCTCTTAATGAAGCGTTAGCCGCTTTCTCTGAAGTTAGAGGAATTGCTTACGGCGAAGAAGTTTACAATCTTGTCTATTGCATCAAGCTATGCCGATATGCTCGACAGCCTGAGCAAATTGCTTCTCTTCAATTAGCTGCATTTCTAACGAAAAAATCCTTATATTCTTCAACATGGGATGTTATTTATGCCCTTGAGAGAGTTATTAAAGACACTCAACTTTTTCTGTATGGCATTGGTAACCAGACTCGCTCTCTTGCTCTCAATCGTGCCATTGGTGAACTAACTAAAATCATCCAAACCAAAGACCAACTTCCCTCGGCAGAACGCAATCTAGTGATTGAAATTGCCCAAACTTGGAGAGCTGCCATCGAACCCCTTGCCCTAGAAATCGGTAGTGCGGAGATCACTAAACCTGTCCAAAATCCTTATGTCGTTGGCGATCCCGTTGTCGGTCAGAATTTTGCTGGGCGCGAAGACATTATGCGCCAACTCGAAGAACTCTGGATTACCAATACTACCCGCCAGTCCATCGTTCTCTATGGCCATCGCCGCATGGGAAAAACCTCCATTCTCCGCAATGCCAGCAACCATAATGGTTCCGCAGGCAAAATCATCTACATCAACCTGCAACGCCTCGGCGAAGTCGAAGAAGGTGTGGGCGAAGTCCTCATTGCCCTCAGCGACGAAATTGCCATTGCCACAGATATCGAACCCCCTAGCGATGACGATTTACTTAAACTCCCCAAACGCACCTTTGAACGCTACCTCAAAAAGGTTTTGGCAGAGATGGAGAGCGATAGCCTGATTATTGCCCTAGACGAATTTGAAACCCTCGAAGACCTGATCAAAAAAGAACAAATCTCCAAAGAATTTTTAGGGTATTTGCGCGGTCTAGTCCAGATGAGTCCAAAACTCGCCTTCGCCTTTGCCGGACTCCACACCCTAGAGGAAATGACCGCCGATTATTTCCAGCCCTTCTTCGCTAGCGTTATTCCGATCCGTGTGAGTTTCCTGAGCCGCGAAGCCACATTTCAGTTGCTAGTTAGCCCTGCTGAAGATTTCCCGCTCGACTACGAACCCGCCGCCCTCCAAAAAATCTATGACCTCACCTTTGGGCAACCCTATCTCGTTCAGCTCATCGGTTTTCAGCTTGTGCGCCGCTATAACGATTATGTTTTCGAGCAGGCCAAACAGCGCGATAATCTCCTGACCACCGAAGATGTTGAAGCTATTATCACCGAGGACTTTTTCCGGAAGGGTCGCTACTATTTCGATGGCGTGTGGCGACAAGCTTCGCAAGATGTTGCCGGACAACAACAAATTATTAAAACCCTTGCCATCCATCCCGCAGGCTTAACCACCGCCGAACTTTTAGAGCTCCTTTCTTTCGGCGCAGACATCCTCGAACCCGCCCTAAAAACCCTCAGCAAACATGACGTTATCCACGATATTGCTGGAGATGTCGAAGAATCCCGCTGGCAAATCACTGTAGAACTGCTGCGAATTTGGCTCGAAAACTATGCCCCACAAATTCAACCAGAATAG
- a CDS encoding type II toxin-antitoxin system VapC family toxin encodes MIIWLYGDASKKLSSMAEKLIKENDLLISPMVRLELQYLYEIERLGSSPQTILEYLAAKKSRLKVCQKDFDLVVEEALKITWTRDAFDRLIVAHASLHNNILLTKDRRILEHYDHAVWNNNPETQLGD; translated from the coding sequence GTGATTATTTGGCTTTATGGGGATGCGAGTAAAAAGCTATCTTCTATGGCAGAGAAATTAATAAAAGAGAATGATCTCTTGATTTCACCGATGGTGCGCTTGGAACTGCAATATCTCTATGAAATTGAGCGTTTGGGATCATCTCCACAAACAATTTTGGAATATTTAGCGGCGAAGAAGTCGAGATTGAAAGTTTGCCAGAAAGATTTCGATTTGGTGGTGGAAGAAGCCCTGAAAATCACTTGGACTCGTGATGCTTTTGATCGCCTTATCGTTGCCCATGCCAGTTTACATAACAATATTTTGCTAACTAAGGATCGAAGAATCTTAGAGCATTACGATCACGCTGTTTGGAATAACAATCCAGAAACTCAACTTGGTGACTGA
- a CDS encoding type II toxin-antitoxin system Phd/YefM family antitoxin gives MMSSPSLEQIKTFTPLELQELINALLDEVLKTGNPLEISRDGQLFQILPLEHLESDNKLDDLEPHPEVYVGDPDDLVNISWEHELSLDLP, from the coding sequence ATGATGTCGTCGCCTAGCTTAGAACAAATCAAAACTTTTACGCCTCTGGAGCTACAAGAGCTGATCAATGCGCTCTTAGATGAGGTGCTGAAGACTGGCAATCCCCTAGAAATCAGCCGAGATGGTCAGCTATTTCAGATTCTTCCTCTAGAACATTTAGAATCAGACAACAAATTGGATGATTTGGAACCTCACCCAGAAGTCTACGTGGGCGATCCTGATGATTTGGTTAATATTTCTTGGGAGCATGAGTTAAGTCTTGATTTACCTTGA
- a CDS encoding serine protease, with product MGQTRDWQGCVVRIDIAGKPNGTGFFVGQGLVLTCNHVVKDRAIATLSLCWGERSFSVTKIRIPNPEIDLALLHLSEEFDHDWVIFCDEIAEREKLKTFGYPDGYAQGDPATFEYEGMTGDRQLIKFKLGQVQKGFSGSPLVNERTNQVCGVIKKTRDRRSDLGGRAIPVGVVWDIFPELKPEVVEIPANPFKPLNGVIDSPDLFFGRERELRSVFEILNSGSSVAVIGDRQVGKSSFLKAIAHHAERQLIKYRRPVYLNFQDIYDDEDFYYALCSEIDIETCRGYRLRRTISKLDPPILLLLDEVEKMKWEGFTLQIRSQLRGLAEGSDAPLRLVVAASMDLDSLFPDSAGNVSPFKNVCLNESPPFWDEAAVKMFIQLRLAATPIRFSDQEIMRILLDTQGHPQKVMLACFRLYNRYKSEF from the coding sequence TTGGGGCAGACCCGAGATTGGCAAGGTTGTGTGGTGCGGATCGACATCGCTGGAAAGCCTAATGGTACAGGCTTTTTTGTCGGTCAGGGTTTGGTGCTGACTTGTAACCATGTGGTGAAGGACAGGGCGATCGCCACCCTGTCTCTTTGTTGGGGTGAGCGTTCTTTTTCGGTGACAAAAATTCGGATCCCAAATCCTGAGATTGATTTAGCGTTGCTGCATCTATCGGAAGAGTTTGACCATGATTGGGTCATTTTTTGTGATGAGATTGCGGAACGGGAAAAGCTAAAAACGTTTGGCTATCCGGATGGTTATGCTCAGGGTGATCCGGCGACATTTGAGTATGAAGGGATGACGGGCGATCGCCAACTGATTAAGTTCAAATTGGGTCAGGTGCAAAAGGGTTTTAGTGGCTCGCCATTGGTGAATGAGCGCACGAATCAAGTTTGTGGAGTAATCAAAAAAACGCGTGATCGCCGTTCAGATTTAGGTGGTCGGGCGATTCCGGTGGGTGTGGTGTGGGATATTTTCCCAGAGCTAAAACCGGAGGTCGTAGAAATTCCAGCAAATCCTTTTAAGCCGCTGAATGGGGTCATTGATTCTCCGGACTTGTTTTTTGGGCGGGAACGGGAGCTGCGAAGTGTTTTTGAAATTCTCAACAGCGGCAGTAGTGTCGCGGTTATCGGCGATCGCCAAGTAGGTAAGTCTTCTTTTTTGAAGGCGATCGCCCACCATGCAGAGCGGCAACTCATAAAATATCGTCGTCCGGTCTATCTGAATTTTCAGGACATTTACGATGATGAGGATTTTTACTATGCGTTGTGTTCTGAAATAGATATCGAAACGTGCAGGGGTTATCGGCTGAGACGAACAATTAGCAAACTTGATCCGCCGATTTTGTTGCTCTTGGATGAAGTGGAAAAGATGAAGTGGGAAGGTTTTACGTTACAGATTCGTTCTCAGCTTCGGGGTCTGGCAGAAGGAAGCGATGCACCCTTGCGTTTGGTGGTGGCGGCTTCGATGGATCTAGATAGCTTGTTTCCGGATAGTGCGGGGAATGTGTCGCCGTTTAAAAATGTTTGTCTAAATGAGTCTCCGCCATTCTGGGATGAGGCAGCGGTCAAAATGTTTATTCAGTTGCGTTTGGCAGCGACACCGATTCGTTTTTCTGATCAGGAAATCATGCGGATTTTGCTAGACACTCAGGGGCATCCGCAAAAGGTGATGTTGGCTTGTTTCCGGCTTTATAATCGATATAAAAGTGAGTTTTAG
- a CDS encoding CU044_2847 family protein: protein MHRDQTELVTVELEDGTTFLVQARSQGGEEDVGIGDALKFEAITKVVGGVAKGLKKTFDTVKPKKATVEFGLEMGLESGQLTALLVDDSAKASLKITLEWGE from the coding sequence ATGCATCGCGATCAGACAGAATTAGTGACAGTAGAGCTGGAAGATGGCACAACATTTCTGGTGCAGGCTCGCTCTCAAGGTGGTGAGGAAGATGTGGGAATCGGCGATGCGTTGAAGTTTGAGGCGATCACAAAGGTGGTGGGTGGTGTTGCTAAGGGACTCAAAAAAACGTTTGATACGGTCAAACCGAAAAAAGCAACGGTAGAGTTTGGTTTGGAAATGGGTTTGGAATCTGGACAATTAACGGCATTACTTGTTGATGATTCGGCAAAGGCAAGTCTCAAAATCACGCTGGAATGGGGTGAATAG
- a CDS encoding transglycosylase SLT domain-containing protein, whose product MIGHVIITGGQMKRVSVNYSSPTFIIGLCLTGLLGISVLATKGRNWQPNASDNQTQVDPNSPSAVLELVDAEPDSRNPQLQAIATENSNRLDQSRARYLLAMSHLEAYEGGAALEQLDNLEKDYPVLAPHILIKRGRAHELSNNELLAKTTWQQVVKQYPESPASAEALYRLGQYDDQYIEQAIAQYPAHPRTQTSIRAALEANPNQLKLLVLRLLYDADAPDIGTVREQLVDNYSDQLTPEVWEALGDSFWDGWQYGKAAKAYEKAPSTSRNLYRVARGFHISDENRNARRAYRTLIETFPDAEETGLGMRRLASLVKDTEAIAYLDQVYQKFPEEAPDALFSKAKILDRLGSGQSAEQARQMALNGFKNHEATSEFRWKRAEQYAKEGRFDKAWEWAQPIAVNTPSHSLAAESVFWIGKWAARLNRPEDAKQAFTTVIADYPESYYAWRAAVQLGWGVGSFTSVRDLQPTINIPKVRPLPPAGSETFQELYRLGQDFDAWNEINTELADRQELTVEEEFTSALLKLSQGRYLKGINTIWGLSQRESQGDRQAWLELRQRPDYWYALFPFPYSEEILRHSADNELNPLLVVSLMRQESRFEKEIQSPVGATGLMQVMPATGEWISDQIDDTEYSLNNPEDNIQFGTWYLRYTHREYDDNSMLAIASYNAGPGNVAKWVRKYDLSDPDFFVEQIPFKETKGYVESVFANYWNYQRLYNPDLQAKLQELDAF is encoded by the coding sequence ATGATCGGACACGTAATTATTACAGGCGGTCAGATGAAACGGGTTTCTGTCAACTACAGTTCACCAACCTTTATTATTGGCTTGTGTTTGACGGGGTTATTGGGCATCAGCGTCCTCGCTACAAAAGGGCGTAACTGGCAACCCAACGCATCAGATAATCAGACTCAGGTTGACCCAAATTCGCCATCCGCCGTCCTCGAACTGGTTGATGCCGAACCCGATTCGCGTAACCCTCAGTTACAGGCGATCGCCACAGAAAATTCCAATCGCCTCGACCAGAGCCGTGCCCGCTACCTATTGGCGATGTCTCACCTCGAAGCCTATGAAGGGGGAGCCGCTTTAGAGCAGCTCGACAACTTAGAGAAAGATTATCCAGTTCTTGCACCGCATATTTTGATCAAACGTGGTCGCGCCCATGAACTTAGCAATAACGAGTTGCTAGCGAAAACAACATGGCAGCAAGTGGTCAAGCAATACCCAGAAAGTCCCGCCTCTGCAGAAGCCCTGTACCGCCTCGGTCAATATGATGATCAATACATCGAACAGGCGATCGCCCAATATCCCGCCCATCCCCGCACCCAAACTTCAATCAGAGCCGCACTAGAAGCGAACCCAAATCAACTCAAACTTTTAGTTTTGCGGTTACTGTACGATGCCGATGCTCCAGATATTGGCACAGTGCGCGAACAACTCGTAGACAACTACAGTGACCAACTCACTCCCGAGGTATGGGAAGCGCTCGGCGATAGCTTCTGGGATGGCTGGCAATATGGCAAAGCCGCCAAAGCCTACGAAAAAGCCCCCTCCACCTCCCGTAATCTGTACCGTGTTGCGAGAGGTTTTCACATTAGCGACGAAAACCGCAATGCCCGTCGCGCCTACCGTACTCTGATCGAAACCTTCCCCGATGCCGAAGAAACAGGCTTAGGGATGCGCCGCCTTGCCAGTCTCGTTAAAGATACAGAGGCGATCGCCTATCTCGATCAGGTTTATCAGAAATTTCCAGAAGAAGCCCCCGATGCCCTATTTAGTAAAGCTAAAATTCTCGATAGATTAGGCAGTGGCCAATCCGCAGAACAAGCCCGCCAAATGGCTCTCAACGGCTTTAAAAATCACGAAGCCACCAGCGAATTCCGTTGGAAGCGCGCAGAACAGTACGCCAAAGAAGGACGCTTCGATAAAGCATGGGAATGGGCACAACCGATCGCCGTCAATACGCCCAGCCACTCTCTCGCCGCCGAATCCGTATTCTGGATCGGAAAATGGGCAGCCCGTCTCAATCGACCGGAGGATGCCAAACAAGCATTTACCACAGTAATCGCCGACTATCCCGAGTCCTACTATGCTTGGCGTGCGGCTGTGCAACTCGGTTGGGGCGTGGGTAGTTTCACCTCTGTGCGTGATTTACAGCCCACCATCAATATCCCAAAAGTCCGCCCTTTACCGCCCGCTGGCTCTGAAACATTTCAAGAGCTTTATCGCCTTGGGCAAGATTTTGATGCTTGGAATGAGATCAACACAGAGCTTGCAGATCGACAAGAGCTAACAGTTGAAGAGGAATTCACCTCTGCGCTATTGAAACTTTCTCAGGGTCGCTATCTCAAAGGCATTAATACAATTTGGGGTCTAAGCCAACGGGAATCTCAGGGCGATCGCCAAGCATGGTTAGAACTGCGGCAACGTCCCGATTATTGGTATGCGTTATTCCCATTCCCCTACTCTGAAGAAATTCTGAGGCATTCCGCTGACAACGAATTAAATCCACTATTGGTAGTGTCTTTGATGCGCCAAGAGTCCCGTTTTGAGAAGGAGATTCAGTCTCCGGTGGGAGCGACAGGCTTAATGCAGGTGATGCCAGCGACGGGTGAATGGATTTCTGATCAGATTGATGACACTGAATATTCCCTCAATAACCCCGAGGATAATATTCAATTTGGCACCTGGTATCTCCGCTACACTCACCGCGAATATGACGATAACTCCATGTTGGCGATCGCCAGCTACAACGCAGGCCCCGGCAACGTTGCGAAATGGGTACGGAAATATGACCTAAGCGACCCTGACTTTTTCGTTGAACAGATTCCGTTTAAAGAAACCAAAGGCTATGTCGAATCCGTCTTTGCAAATTACTGGAATTACCAACGCCTCTACAATCCAGACCTTCAAGCCAAGCTCCAAGAACTGGATGCATTCTAG